The Chryseobacterium glaciei DNA window CTGACGCCTGCCATTCCGGATGCTCTAAAATAAAATCCGTAATTTTAGGATACATCTCATCGCGTTTGCTCCATTCACTTTGAAGATATAATCTACAGTTTGCTGAAACTTTTGCAGCCTGTTCTTCTGCAAATTTAAGATCGTTGTTATTGAAAACGATTACTTTAAGCTCACTTGCCTTTTCATAAATTTCCTCTTTCGGAAGTCCCGTTTTCTTCGGTGAAAGTGTGATCCAGTCAATATGTCCGCTCATAGGATATGCTCCCGAAGTTTCAATATGAATGGTACATCCCAATTCTTTCAATTTGGATGTTAAAATATCAAGATTCCACATTAATGGCTCGCCACCTGTTAAAACAACGGTTTTGCAATGTTTAGCAGCTGTTTCTGCAATTTCTTCTGCATTCATTAACGGATGTAAAGTGGGGTCCCAACTTTCTTTTACATCACACCAATGACACCCGACGTCGCAACCTCCCAATCTAATGAAATATGATGCTTTTCCCGTGTGCGCTCCTTCTCCTTGAAGAGTGTAAAAATGCTCCATCACAGGGAGCATTTTACCTTCTTTTAATAAAATATCTTCTTCTTTATTCATTTTAAAATTAGTCGTTATAGACCGAAGTCTTATAAGCAATGATGGTATTTTTCATCAACATCGCTCTTGTCATAGGTCCAACTCCTCCCGGAACCGGCGTGATCCAGCTTGCTTTTTCTGCACAGCTGTCAAAATCTACATCACCCGCCAAATAATATCCTTTTGGAGAATCATTATCTACTCTTGTGATCCCTACGTCAACAATTACTGCTCCGTCTTTGATCATTTCACCTTTTAAAAAGTGAGGATCGCCTAAAGCTGTAATTACGATGTCTGCTTTTTTAGTATATTCTTCAATGTCTTTTGTATAAGAGTGTGTAAGCGTAACCGTTGAATTTCCCGGGAAATCTTTTCTTCCCATCAAGATGCTCATAGGTCTTCCTACGATTTTACTTCTTCCGATGATAACACAGTCTTTACCTTTTGTTTCGATATTGTATCTTTCTAATAAAGTTAAAATCCCGAATGGAGTAGCTGGTAAGAAAGTATCCATTTCCAATGCCATTTTCCCGAAATTTGTAGGGTGGAAACCGTCAACATCTTTCCTTGGATCGATTGCGTTAATGATTTTCTCCTGATCAACCTGATCGGGTAAAGGCAACTGAACGATAAATCCGTCTACAGATTTATCTTTATTAAGTTCCTCAATTTTTTCCAATAATTCAGATTCAGAAACCGTGCTTGGAAATTTAACTAAGCTAGATTGAAAGCCAACTTCTTCACAATCTTTCACTTTAGCATTTACATAAGCTTTGCTCGCACCGTTGTTTCCAACAAGAATCGCTACCAAATGCGGTGCTCTTCTTTTGCTTGCAATAATTTTATCAACTTCAACCTTGATTTCTGCTTTTATTTCTTTGGATACTTTTAATCCGTCAAGAATTTGTGCCATTTTACTTTTTATTACTTTATTAGATTTCGATATTGAAAATGAATGCTTTAAATGAGTTTTACTTTCATTATTTCATCAAATCATTCATCAATTATCTTTTTTATTTATTTCCTTTATAATAATTAATCAACCCGTTTGTTGAACTGTCATGAGAGCTAATTGCCTCATTATTTTCAAGTTCCGGTAAGATTTTGTTTGCTAAAACTTTTCCTAATTCAACTCCAAATTGGTCAAAACTGAAAATATTCCAAATAACTCCCTGAACAAATATTTTGTGTTCATACAATGCAATTAACTGCCCTAATGAAAATGGAGTTAATTCATTGAAAATAATTGAGTTAGTAGGTGTGTTTCCTTGGAAGACTTTATAATTTAGCAAGAAATCAATTTCTTCATCAGATTTTCCTGCGCTTTTCAATTCTTCTTCAACTTCTTCTTCTGTTTTTCCGAAGGCAAGTGCCTCAGTCTGAGCGAAAAAGTTAGCTAATAATTTGTCCTGATGATCAGAAACTTTGTTTGGACTTTTTGCATAGGCAATAAAATCCGCAGGAATCAATTCTGTTCCTTGGTGAATCAATTGATAGAAAGCGTGTTGTCCGTTTGTTCCAGGCTCTCCCCAAATGATTGGCCCAGTTTCATATTCTACGAATTCACCGTTTCTGTCAACACATTTTCCGTTACTTTCCATATCTCCCTGTTGAAGATATGCTGCAAATCTGTCTAAATATTGAGAGTAAGGAAGAATTGCATATGTTGTCGCAGCATAGAAATTACGATACCAAATTCCCATTAATCCCATCAAAACAGGAATGTTTTCAGCAAAATCTGCTGTCTGGAAATGTTGATCTGTGTCAGAAGCACCTTTTAATAATTGTTCGAAGTTTTCATATCCAACTGAAAGAACGATACTTAAGCCGATCGCACTCCAAAGTGAATATCTTCCACCAACCCAATCCCAGAATTCGAAAATGTTTTCTTCTGCAATTCCGAAGTCTTTAACTGCTTGAACGTTAGTTGATAAAGCGACAAAATGTTTTGCTACATCTTCCTGTTTTCCAGCTTTTAAGAACCAGTCTTTTGCTGAATTAGCATTCGTCATTGTTTCCTGAGTCGTGAACGTTTTAGAAGCAATGATAAATAAAGTTGTTTCAGGATTTAAGTTCTTTACAACTTCTGCGATATGATTTCCGTCTACGTTGGAAACGAAGTGAACGTCTAATCTTGTTTTAAAATGTTTCAAAGCCGAAACTACCATCACAGGCCCTAAATCTGAACCTCCGATTCCGATATTCACAACATCAGTGATTTCTTTTCCGCTGAAACCTTTGTGTGATCCTGAAATAATGCTTTCAGAGAACGTTTTCATATGGTCAAGAACTCTTTTGATCTGCGGTTTGATATTTTCACCGTCAACTAAAATTTCTTTATCAGAAAAATCCCTCAAAGCTGTATGCAGAACTGCTCTTCCCTCCGTTTCGTTGATTTTATCTCCCGAAAACATTTTAGAAATAGCATCTTTTAACTGACATTCTTCTGCTAAATTCAATAAAAGTTCTTTCGTTCTTGAATCAATTAAGTTTTTAGAATAATCAAAAAGAAAATTGTCTTTTTTTAGTGAAAACTCTTCAAAACGGTTCGGATTGTATTGGAAAAGGCTTCTTAATTCGAAATCATTTCCAGCAAAATGTTCATCAAGAGCTTTCCAGCTGTTTGTTTGTGTAGGATTTATTTTTGATAACATATATTTCTTAGGGATTTAGATTATTAATTCTAGAAATTAATTTTTTGAATAAAAATTTCTAAAAAATTTGGTGTTGTTAAATTTCTAATTTGCAAATTTAAGGAAAAATAAAACCTCAGATAAATTTGAGCGTTATAAATAACAAATTTTTAAAAAACAAACCCCAGATCAAGTCTGAGGTTTCATGGTTATTAGTTTTTGATAGATGAATTGTAAAATTATTCGTCTATTTCGTTCAGTATATTTTCGAGTTGTTTGGCACTTTTTCCATAGAAATATTTTGTCCATAAAACAATACTTGCTACAATCGCGATAGTTCCTATGAGAACGCTCAGTATCAAAACCTGCTGATAATGGCTTGACATATTTTCTAAAGATTCTCCTTTTTTCTCCAACATATTATAAAGCACCAGTCCTAATGTGATCATAAAATGAGGAAGAAGAAGAAACCCGAAAGATTGATATCTTTCCATGTTTAGTTTCAATTCATGATATATTTTCCAAAGGCTGTTTTGGGTATTTCCGGTATACAGTTCGGTCTGCTTATAAAATTTATAGAATCCGAAAAAGTAATAAGAAGATATTACCACAAGCATGGCGTAAGAGGTATAATAAATAACATGTTGTGAAGCAGGGAAATCTAATTGTTGTGGAAAGAATCCGAGAAGAATGATGGCAATAATCTGAAATGGAAATTCCATTTTCATACTTTTTTGGATCTTTTCAATAGGATGTTTGCTCTTCTTTAATTGTTCTATGTTGTTGGGAATGTTGACGCTATCGGCGTCTTCATTATTCCATTGTTCTTTTAATTGATCAAAATTCATAGCCTGATTTTTTTATGATTTGCAGTATTTTTTCTTTTGTTCTGTTCAGTTTTACACGTGCATTGCCTTCACTAAGTCCTAAGTTGTCCCCGATTTCTTTATGTGACATACCTTCCATAAAGTAAAATATAACGGCTTTTTCTAAAGGTTTAAGTTCTTGAACTGCAGTGTAAAAAACTTCCAATTGCTTGTCTTTTGCAGGATTGTAATCTTCGTTTTGGACTTCAAAGTGATCGGGCACATCCGTGTGATTATTTGTCCGCTTTTTTTCTTTTTTTAAATAAGTAATGGCGGTGTTAATGGCTACGCGGTACATCCATGTTGAAAATTCACTATTCCCCTTGAAGTTCTGATACGATTTCCAAAGCTGAATAAGAATTTCCTGCTGAAGGTCTTCCCGGTCTTCCAAAGAATCTGCATAGATGCGCGAGGCCTTATACAAAATGCCTTTGTGCTTATTGACGAGATTTAAGAAAGCAGTTTCGGTTGAATTGCTCACAGTGATTTCATGGTTTGTTATATGTTAAAGGCTTGATATTGGTTTCAGGGTGTATCCTTTCGATTTTAAAAGTTGGATCACTCCGTTTTTACCCATAAGATGAGCACCTCCCACTGCAAAGAACGAACTTTCTTTTTTCATAATTTCCGGCATTTTTTCTGCCCAGTTATTATTTCTGTCCGTAAGCATGGCTTTTTCCTGTTTGGCATTCATTATTTTGTCATTCTTAAAGTGTGTGTAAAGAGAAGTCACATCTTCATTTTTAAATGCAACTACCATTTTCTTAAGAAGGATTTCATATTCCTTTCCCATTTTTAACTGCTCAATGACAGCTTTCAAATCATAAGCTTTATTGATGGAGGTGAACTGCTCTTCTACTTTTTCAAGCCCGTAGACTTTCTTTTTACTTTTAATAGCATTTTTAAGAAGTTCTATTTCATAAAATTTCATTTCAGTTTGAGGACATGGTGTAGATTTCAATGCAATAAGTGAATACAAACCTTGTGAACTTGAATTATCCATTTTCTTTAAATCTGTTCCATAATCGTTGAGGATCTTGTCTAATTCCTTTGCCTCCGCAGGAGTAAGCTGATCTGATAGTTTCTTATCCGTCTGATACATTTTCTGCATGGCTGCCATTTCAGCGGGATCTGTATAATTAATTTCCATGACGAAATTATCAGTTTTTTCAAGAGCTTTCATCACTTTCGATTTTATCTCAAAATCCGAACTACACATTGTATGAAACGTTCCTGCAATATAAGAAGGTTTTGTGAGTCCGTTCCCTGAAACTTCCCAAAGTGTACTGTTTTCTGGGTTGCTGTTTTGCGCTTTTGCTGTTGTGAAGGTTGCTGATAATAGTACTGCGAACCCAAGTTTTACTAAATTTTTCATATGATTAAGTTTTTAATTATTTACTCTTTAAACAGTAGGTAAGGGCAGTATGATAATCGTTACAGTTTTTTTTTTGAAAAAAATAAAAAACCTCCTGAAATGGAGGTTTGTAAAATCTAAAATTATGTTGATAACCACGACGGTTAGGATAGTTTTAATTAAATCTGATTCGGCTTTTTGAAATATTTTCTTTTTCTCAACAAATAAATAATAGCTGTTGCGATCAATAAAATGGGCCAAATGGTAATTAATCCAACCGCAATTCTCTGAATTAAATAAAAGCCTTCCACAAAAGCATGTTTTGCATCATAAATAAAATTGAATTTATATTTATTGTCAATATTTTGTGTGTTGGTAACTGCGATTTCTGCAATTCTAAGTTTGGGTTCTTTAATATAGATGTCAACGGTGCTGTATTTCAAATTATCAGCTACATCCATATTTGCCAATTGTTGTTGATTATTTTCAGACATATTATCGTCGTCTAATTTCACTTTGTCTTTATTGGCTTTTAATTGAGAAATATTTTCACTGCTTTTTTTTATTCTTTTTCCTTCCAGTTCTGCGTATTTGATTCCGGCGGTTACATCTTCTGCATTGATAATTCTTGAGTTTAAAAACAATTTTTTATCATTAATTAAAGTCAAAAGTTCTCCCAATTTATCAGTCGGAACACGAACCTGCATCGTATTTTCAGTCTGAAATTTTTTCACCAACATTGCATCATCGCTTGAAGTATTATAAGTATCTTCTGAAACAACATTACTCTGCAAATTACTTTTTGTAACAAATCCGCCAAGTTGCTGAATAGATTTTTCAATGGAAATTGTTGCTTCATAGACGTCTTTCACTTCCATATTAACTTCTGCAGTTTTGATGAATTGCTTGTCTTTTACTTTCATGGTTGCAACAGACGAAACACTGTCTGAAACCACGACTGCTGCTGAATCTGCTGTACTTTCAAGTTCGTATTTACTTGCTGTTGCTTCTCCTTTTTTGCATGAATAAATTCCTAATAAAAGAACTGTTGCTAATGATAATTTGATGTAAGTAGTTTTCATAAGTAGATGTTTTAATGTTTTTGCTTATTCCAAAGTTGAGCCTGAATCGTTTGTAATGTTTGAAAATCGCGAGTAAAAAATTTGTAAAGCGAAAAGTTGATTTAATGAATTAAAAATCAACATTTTGTAAAATAAATAAAGCTGAATGAGTTATTTTTCGGATTGATTTTTGCATATTTTTTACAAATCAAAACCACACGATAACTATGTCTAATACTTTTTCTAAAATCAGAAACACGATAGAATTATTCAGATCAATAGATTTTGATCAGCTGAGTGCCATTTCTCAAAAGGTAGATTTGCCGAAATTGATGCAAAGCTTTTCAAAATTAGATGATAAACAATTGGGAGGATTGATGAAAATGCTGGATCCGAACAAGAAAAAGAAAGAACTTCCGCCAATTGACGGAGATTTCTACGATATTTATCACACTTTGACGCCTGAACAACGCGAAATTCAGCTTAAAGTAAGGGCTTTCATGGAAAAAGAAGTGAAACCTTTGGTGAATCATTATTGGCTGAGAGACGAATTTCCTCATGAATTAATTCCAAAATTTCAAAAATTAAATATTTGCGGAGTGACCTACGAAGGTTACGGCTGTCCGGGAATGCCATTTTTAATGGAAGGAGTTATTGCGATGGAAATGGCGCGAATTGATGCTTCTATTGCTACGTTTTTTGGTGTTCAGTCCGGCTTGGCAATGGGATCTATTTATATTTGTGGATCTGAAGAACAAAAACAAAAATGGCTTCCTCAAATGCAGAAATTCGAGAAAATCGGAGCATTTGGTTTAACAGAACCTGAAGTAGGTTCCGGTGCAGCGGGAGGTCTAACGGTAACTTGTAAAAAAACTCCTGAAGGCTGGATTTTAAATGGTCAGAAAAAATGGATCGGGAACGCAACATTTGCTGATTTAATTATTATTTGGGCAAGAGATTTAGACGATGATGAAGTAAAAGGTTTTATCGTTGAAAAAGATAATCCTGGCTATGCTGTTGAGAAAATTAAAGGAAAAATGGCACTAAGAATCGTTCAAAATGGACTAATTACGCTGACGGATTGTTTAGTTACCGAAGAAAACAGACTACAAAATGCGAATTCATTTAAAGATACAGGAAAGGTATTGAGAATGACAAGAGCCGGAGTTGCTTGGATGGCTACAGGTTGCGCACGAGGAGCTTATGAAAGTGCTTTAGCCTATACAAGAACGAGAGAACAATTCGGAAAACCGATTGCTTCTTTTCAAATGATTCAGGGACATTTGGTTGAGATGTTATCTAATCTTACTGCAATGCAAACGATGGTTTTTAGGCTATCTGAAATGCAGGATGAAGGTATTTTAAAAGATGAACACGCTTCTTTAGCTAAAGTTTTCTGTACGCTGAGAACAAGAGATATAGTTTCCAGAGCGAGAGAAGTTCTGGGTGGAAACGGAATTTTGCTTGAATATGATGTCGCGAGATTTGTTGCTGACGCAGAAGCAATTTATTCTTATGAAGGAACAAAAGAGATCAATTCACTGATCGTCGGAAGATCGATTACGGGTTTCAGTGCATTTGTATAAAATGTGAATGGTGAATAGTGAATTTGCTCCGCAAGTGAATTTTAAAATTGACAAGCAAAGCGAATTCACTATTCACATTCATAATTATTATCAGCTTACTAAAGCTTTATATTTTTCTTTGTTATCAATAATGATCCAAAGATTGATTAAAAATAAAACGGCAGAAATTCCGATTCCCATTTGAGAAGGTGCTCTGCAAACGTTGTGTAAAAGTATTCCTACCATTACAGGTAAAATTACGACTGCGCCTAAAGCTCTTGTTTTTGGAAAGATGAATAATAGTCCTCCGATAACTTCTACGGCACCAACTAAAGGCATCAGCCACCCGATTTCTGTAAAAGCAGCGAAAAGTTTTGTCTGATCAGCTGTAAGCGCTGGCATTGGCATGTAGTGTAAAAACTTGTCGAAACCGGCATTGATAAACATAAGCCCGAAAAGCAGACATAGAATAAATTTAACGATTTTCATAATTGATGGATTTTTATCAAATGTAAATAAAATTCTTATTCGCTAAGTGGTTTGAAATAAATTTAATAAAATTCTCTTTTTAATGAAATATTTTTCTTTAATAATAGGTTATTTTATATATTTGTTACACAAGTTATAATTAAACAAATATTATTATGTTGAAAAATCTTAAAAAGCTAAATCGTGGAGATTTAAAAGAAATTAACGGAGGTGGTCGCATCTGCGATATAGGCCCCGTAGGCTGTCCTTGCATAATTCCTCCTGGAGACCCTTGTCTTGGTGGAGGTGGTGGCCCTGGTGGCCCGGTTGATCCTCCTCTTGGATACTGTCCGGACAGTCAGAATTACATTCCTTGTACTGAAAGTTGTCCAAACGGAATGAGTCCTCTTTGCGCTCTATGATAAAAAATAAAAGCCCTCAAATTGAGGGCTTAATTTTTATAGTTGGTATAGATTACTCAATTTTAATCCATCTCTTTCAACGTAATATTCTTAGATATTTTATAACTCTTCTTCTTTTTGTGAGGTTTTTCTTCTTCACCCAATAATTTTCCCCAAGGCTTTAATCCATCAACTCTTTCAAATATAATTTTAATAATGGCAATTGCCGGAATACAAAGAAACATCCCCGCAATACCCCAAAGATGTTCTCCTAAAAGAATTCCCAGAAAAGAAAATAGGGCGTTGATCTTCACTTTTGAACCTACGACAAACGGTAAAATAATATTTCCGTCAACAATATGTACGGCAACATAACCTATCAAAACGTATATACAAGTAGAAGGAGTAGAAGTTGCAAAAGCTATAAAACACGATATCAGTAAGGAAATACATACTCCCAAATAAGGAATAACATTTAATAATCCGGTTAATACTCCCAAAAGAATAGCATACTTTACCCCTAAAATAGTAAGAAGGATTGAAGTAAGGATGGATACAATAAATACCTGCAGACAAAGTCCGATAATGTATTTTTTTGTCATGACACGTACTTCGTTCACCACTTCCTGTACGCTTGCTTTATGTTTTTCATTAAAAACTGTAACGATGAAATTGTTTAAAATCCTTCTATAATTTAATATAAAAATGAAGAAAAGAATAAAAAATACAATAAAGCCAAGTCCGGTTGAAAATATTCCGAAAGTGAAGCCTAAAATAACGCCGGATGAAGATAAAAGTTTGCTTAAACCTTGATTAAGATAATCTAACTGTTCATCAATTTTAACATGAAAAGTATCTGATACCCAATGTTGAAGACTATTAAAAACTGTATTGAACTGCATTCTCAAATGCGGAAGATCTTTGCTGAAACTTGATAATTGAGAGCCAAAAAAGTAAATAAGCCCTGTTAGAATTGTTAACATAATCATTACGGAAGCCATTGTTGATACCGTTCTTGGAAATCTCAATTTTGTTTCCATTAAATTCGCGATCGGCAAAAAGAGCATCGCCATCAAAAATGCTAGAAAGAAAGGAGCTAAAATACTCTGACCTAATGCCAAAAGGTATCCAAGTCCGATGATTGAAATAACAACCAAAGTAAGCTTAACAAGGAAAGGAAGTTTAAGAAAATTCATAATTCAAGATCTGTAGCATAAAAATACTAAAACCCTCCGACTTGATGGCCTTTTTTCATTTAATTAACTAAAATTCTATTTGAAAATGGCGAAAATAAAACACGTCCCAAAGACTTGAGACGTGTTTTTATGTATTAAGAAGTTGATAGTAAAATTTACTTTTCAAGGGCAATTTCTACCACTTCTTCCATTCTGTTAACGTAGTGTACGTTTAGGTTTTTAAGATAATCTTTCTTGATTTCCTCAACGTCTTTTCTGTTGGCTTCGCAAAGAATTACGTCTTTAATTCCTGCTCTGGTTGAGGCAAGAAGCTTTTCTTTGATTCCGCCTACAGGAAGTACTTTTCCTCGAAGAGTTATTTCTCCTGTCATGGCAAGATGCGGTTTTACTTTTTTATTTTTAAAAGATGAAACCATTGAAGTCAGCATAGCGATTCCCGCAGAAGGTCCGTCTTTTGGTGTAGCCCCTTCAGGAACGTGAACGTGGATGTTTTTCTTTTCGATATCTTCTTGAGAAATTCCTAATTCATCGTGTTTTGCTTTAATATATTCCAAAGCAATTGTTGCAGATTCTTTCATGACCGTTCCCAAGTTACCCGTCATGGTTAAAGCACCTTTTCCATTGCTTAAAATGCTTTCAATGAATAAGATATCACCACCAACGCTTGTCCAGGCAAGACCTGTTACAACTCCCGGAACATCAGTTAATTCAGATAGACTTTTCGGTCTTGGAACTCCTAAAATTTCATCTACTTTTTCAAGCGAAATTTTAGAATCATATTCTTTCACCAAAGCGGTTTGTAAAGCGACCCAACGAGCGATGGAAGCAAGTCTTTTTTCTAAAGATCTTACACCGCTTTCTGAAGTATGTGCCTCAACGATATGTTTTAATTCAGGATTTCCAAGTTTGAAAGATTTTGCAGTCAAACCGTTTTCTTCCTGTTGTTTTTTAATTAAATGTCTCTTAGCGATCTCGATTTTTTCCTCCAAAGTATAACCAGCAATCTGAATGATCTCCATTCTGTCCAACAACGGAGTTTGAATGGTTGATAATGAGTTTGCTGTTGCAATGAACATTACTTTAGATAGGTCGTAACCCATTTCTAAGAAATTATCGTAGAAAGCTTTATTTTGTTCAGGATCAAGAACTTCAAGAAGTGCCGAACTTGGATCTCCGTGAATTCCTTTCCCAACTTTATCGATTTCATCCAACACAATCACAGGGTTTGATGTTCCTGATTTTTTGATGGATTGAAGAATTCTTCCCGCCATTGCACCGATGTATGTTTTTCTGTGTCCACGGATTTCGCTTTCGTCATGAAGTCCACCCAAAGAAACACGAACATATTTTCTACCCAAAGCATCAGCAACAGACTTTCCTAACGAAGTTTTACCAACTCCCGGAGGTCCTACCAATAATAAAATTGGGGATTTCATGTTATTTTTCAATTTTAAAACAGCCATGTGTTCCAAAATTCTTTTCTTAATATCTTCTAATCCGAAATGTGCTTTATCTAAAACTTTTTCAGCTTTTTCAATATCAAAAGTATCTTTAGTGAATGTATCCCAAGGAAGATCTGTAAAGAAATCTAAATAATTTCTCTGAACATTATAGTCCGGTGAGTTCGGGTTTTGACGTTGTAACCTATTGATTTCCTTTTGGAAATGTTCTTCAACTTCGGCATTCCATTTCTTAGTGCTTGCTTTTGTGATCAAATCTTCAACATCACTTTCCGGTCCGCCGCCCAACTCTTCTTGGATTGTTCTAATCTGTTGATTTAGAAAATATTCCTTCTGTTGTTTGTCAAGATCTTTTGATGTTTTTTGATGAATCTGATTTCTTAATTCTAATTTTCTGAAATCTTCATGCATCATTTCATAGCACTTGTTGGCTCTTTCCATTAAGTTCTTTTCTTCAAGCAAACTTTGCTTTACACTTGATGGAAAATTAGCGTTGGTGCAGATGAAATTCAAAAGATCATCGTTGTTATTGATGTTTTTTATAGCGAAATTGGCTGCATTAGGAATGTTCGGGTCAAGCTCGATAATTTTTAATGCTAAATCTTTCACATTCTCTAATAAAGCTTCATATTCTTCCTTATTCTTGGCTTTTCCGTCTTTTAATTTTGAAATTTCAGCTTTGAAATAAGGTTGATTTTCAAGAATTTTTTTAATTTTAAATCTGTGGAAGCCTTTAGTAATAGCCGTAATATTACCTTCAGGAAGTTTTATTATTTTAATGATTTTTGCTAAAGTTCCTGTGTGATACAGATCTTTTTCTGTAGGTTGCTCAATATCTGAATTTTTCTGACTTACAATGCCAATGAAATCTCCGTTTATTTGTGCTTCTTCAAGAAGTTGTATTGATGCTTTTCTTCCTGCAGTAATAGGAATTACCACATTAGGAAACATTACCATATTTCTTACAGGAAGGATAGGAAATATTTTTTGTTCTGAATTTTTTTCAGTCTCCGCAAGATCAGAAAGATTGATTTCCTCGGCTACAATATCAAATCCGTCACTTATCATTTCCTCTAAACTTATATCTTCAAATTCTGTCATAGTTAATCGAATGACAAATTGTCATTTCCGTTTTAAATCGTTAAAGTAGATTTTCATAATATGCTTTGAAAATGCGCGGCATATTATATTGTTCTAAAATGCACAATACCTATGCCATTTGTTTTTTGCTAAAAAATACGGTCAAAATTTCCTTTTTTGAATAAATAAAATTTTAAAAACTAAAATAAAGAACTAGGATTTCCGT harbors:
- the lon gene encoding endopeptidase La — encoded protein: MTEFEDISLEEMISDGFDIVAEEINLSDLAETEKNSEQKIFPILPVRNMVMFPNVVIPITAGRKASIQLLEEAQINGDFIGIVSQKNSDIEQPTEKDLYHTGTLAKIIKIIKLPEGNITAITKGFHRFKIKKILENQPYFKAEISKLKDGKAKNKEEYEALLENVKDLALKIIELDPNIPNAANFAIKNINNNDDLLNFICTNANFPSSVKQSLLEEKNLMERANKCYEMMHEDFRKLELRNQIHQKTSKDLDKQQKEYFLNQQIRTIQEELGGGPESDVEDLITKASTKKWNAEVEEHFQKEINRLQRQNPNSPDYNVQRNYLDFFTDLPWDTFTKDTFDIEKAEKVLDKAHFGLEDIKKRILEHMAVLKLKNNMKSPILLLVGPPGVGKTSLGKSVADALGRKYVRVSLGGLHDESEIRGHRKTYIGAMAGRILQSIKKSGTSNPVIVLDEIDKVGKGIHGDPSSALLEVLDPEQNKAFYDNFLEMGYDLSKVMFIATANSLSTIQTPLLDRMEIIQIAGYTLEEKIEIAKRHLIKKQQEENGLTAKSFKLGNPELKHIVEAHTSESGVRSLEKRLASIARWVALQTALVKEYDSKISLEKVDEILGVPRPKSLSELTDVPGVVTGLAWTSVGGDILFIESILSNGKGALTMTGNLGTVMKESATIALEYIKAKHDELGISQEDIEKKNIHVHVPEGATPKDGPSAGIAMLTSMVSSFKNKKVKPHLAMTGEITLRGKVLPVGGIKEKLLASTRAGIKDVILCEANRKDVEEIKKDYLKNLNVHYVNRMEEVVEIALEK
- a CDS encoding AI-2E family transporter — translated: MNFLKLPFLVKLTLVVISIIGLGYLLALGQSILAPFFLAFLMAMLFLPIANLMETKLRFPRTVSTMASVMIMLTILTGLIYFFGSQLSSFSKDLPHLRMQFNTVFNSLQHWVSDTFHVKIDEQLDYLNQGLSKLLSSSGVILGFTFGIFSTGLGFIVFFILFFIFILNYRRILNNFIVTVFNEKHKASVQEVVNEVRVMTKKYIIGLCLQVFIVSILTSILLTILGVKYAILLGVLTGLLNVIPYLGVCISLLISCFIAFATSTPSTCIYVLIGYVAVHIVDGNIILPFVVGSKVKINALFSFLGILLGEHLWGIAGMFLCIPAIAIIKIIFERVDGLKPWGKLLGEEEKPHKKKKSYKISKNITLKEMD